Below is a genomic region from Escherichia ruysiae.
CAAATGCCTTTGGCACAACCAAATCAAATTTAATGATATCGGCTATGTCATAAACAAATGAAAGCGGTTTTCCACTATGGATAAAACCAATAGCGGGCGCATATCCCGCAGCTAATACTGCCGCTTCAGAAATACCGTACAGACATGATGTGGCAGCACTGATGCAGCGATTCACAACATCGCCTTTTTCCCAGTCTTTAGGATCGTATTTGCGACCATTCCATTTCACACCATATTGTTTCGCCAGTAATGCATAGGTCTGGCGAACACGGGATCCCTCAATTCCCCGTAACTGCTCCACTGAACGGCGAGCTGGCGGTGGTTCACGAAAACGTAATTCATACATTTTGCGCACCACCTTCAACCGTAGCTCTTCCGTTAAAGCCAGCTTTGCCTGGTAGAGTAATTTATCTGCCCGCGCCCCACCGGGTTGTCCGGAGGAGTAAACGCGGACACCCGCTTCACCTACCCAGACCAGTAGTGTTCCCACCGTGGCGGCCAGATGTACCGCCGCGTGGGAAACTCTCGTTCCCGGTTCGAGCATAATGCAGGCGACCGATCCCACCGGAATATGTGTGCGGATCCCGGTTTTGTCGATCAGCACGAAAGCGCCATCCAGTACGTCGATCTGACCGTACTGGAGGAAGATCATGGAGGTGCGATCTTTTAATGGGATCGGGCTCAGAGGTACAAACGTCACGCCTCTGCTCCGGGCTTGATCAGCATCAGACCACAGCCGAACGCCCGGCTTTTGCCATACCCCAGGCTGAGACGTTGCAGAAACAACTCAGGGTCAGTGACTGTAAGCATCCCCGTATAATCCACGCTACTGAACTGGATCAGTTGCCGGGAGCTTTCCCGCCGGAGTTGCTGTTGTCGGTAGGCATCAACCGAGGTGTCCAGTAGTGTAAAACCACTTTTCTCTCCCTGTGCTGCCAGCCAGTCCAGCGCCGCCTGTTGTTGATGCAACCAGACATCACATCCTTCCGCCTGCCCCCTCACCTGCCGTTTCGCCTCCATCAGCAAATCGTGGCGCTTGCCCGCTTTACAGATTGTTGGATTCGCCCGCAGGTTGAAACAAAGTTGTTGTCCGGTACTCAGCTCCGGCGAAAATGGTCGGCATTCGATGGTGAACGTTTCACTTTCCGCCGGGCGTTCCTGCGACAGGACAAAAAAGCGAAACGCTCCCTGGAGTTCTTCCCGACGATAAAGAAATTGCCTTTCTTTGCCGCCAGGGAAGAGATCCCACAGCCACTGATGCATCACATATTCCCCGCGATCCACCAGATGCAGCAACTGCACTGGCGAAAGCTTGCCGGTATGTAAGGTTATTCTTGAGAGGTACATGGTTCCTCCTTGCTGAGCCACGGCCCCTGATTGATGGTGCGTTCCCCAAACAGCCACTGCTGACGATTTAAAGGAACATCCCGGCGGCGTAATATTTTGCTTGCGACCAAACCATCGTGCTCCCCTTCCCACCAACATTCATCCTGAAGTTTCGGGAGTGAGATTTTTAGTTCGTGGAAATGCTCCTGATACTGGTGATATGCGTTACGTAAGACATCAGACGCGTTACCTTCAAGCAGTAAAGGCGCAAGTGGTAATGCCAGCGGATGACTTTTTCGCCCAAGATAAAGCGGAAAAACCGGATGACGTAAACCGTTCTGCAACTGTTCGAGGCTGTAAGGCGCATCGGGGGTTTTTGCCACAGCCACCATCCACCAGGTATCAGTGTAGTAGTCGCGCCGGGAGATAATCGCGCTTAGCAGTTCAGGATTGCTCAGCTCTTCGCGACGGCTGAAATAACGCGTTTTACGCACCTCTTTTGGCATCTGGACCGTGTGATAATCCCGTGCCCAACGCGGGTTACAGCTGGCGCAAACTACCAGTGAATAGTGGCGATTAAATGCATTTAACCGTTCGGTATCATCACGCCGGATCCCTACTCCGGCAGCCAGTAGCCCCAGCAGCGCAGATCGCGAAGGTAGCTCATGGGTATGACGCACTTCTCCAGGAGCATCAACACCCCAGGACGCCATAGGCCCATGAAGCTGAAAAATCAGATATTGGCTCATAAGCCGCCCCTTACGCGCAGATAAAGTCCAGCACGTCCTTCATGCTTCCCTGTTTGTTCATCACGTCAAAACTTACGAAATCAGTCTTCTGTTCGTAAACCTTATTCATGTTTTCCCGAAGCGTTGTAATGCGCTGTACCGCCACGTCTAACTGACGGGTGCCATTAATGGGTTCATAGAAGGCCGCAGCCAGAGAACGCGGTTGATCGGTGCCTTTTTCCGCCAGCGCCCAGGAGGCATAGGCACGGCTGGCAAAGCTGTTTTGTTTACCGGTTGGGGAGACTTTAAGCGCGGCTTCCGTAAAAGCACGTATGGTCTGATTAGCTAACGCTTCGTCTCCGCCAAGGTTCTCTACCAGCAGATCTTTATCGATGCAGATATAGGTGTAGAACAGCGCAGAACCGAATCCGGTTTCTCCCAGATGCCCGGCACCGGCATCTTCAGAAGCCTGGCGTAAATCATCAACGGCGGTGAAAAAATCATCTTCGACAATCGTTTCACTGACACCAAATGCATGTGCTACCTGGCAGGCTGCTTCAACATTAAACTCGGGTTTATTCGCCAGCATACGACCAAACATGGCGATATCTACTGCCATACGGTCTTTGCGTAACAGAGTGAGATCTTCCTCTTTTGGCGCGCGCTTTTCTTCTGCCAGTTGATGGGCCAGCGCTTTTACGGCGTCAAATTCCGCCGGGCTGATGTGAACTAATTGTTCAGTTTCGGCGTTAGTGAGCGGATCTTTTGGTTTTTTGTCGTTTTTAGCTTTCCCAAGATAATCTGCAATTTTTGCTGCCCATTCGATGGCTTTTTTCTCTTCGATTCCCTTCTCAATCAGGATAGTTGCCGCCTCACGCGCGATACGCCCACTGCGAATACCAATATGACCCGCCAACGCCTGTTCAAAAAGTGCAGAAGTGCGCCACGCACGTTTCAGACTTTGCGAGGAAACGCGTAGACGCGTTGCGCCACCCAGCACTACGGTTTTCGGCGCACCGGTGTCATCACGGTTAAGGTTGGCAGCAGGGTAAGCGGTTAACAAATGAAGCTGAATAAATGTCGTCATGAGATAGTCCTTTATTAATTTTGTTCGTTATCGGCGTCGCCAGCCTGGTAATATTCCAGCGCCCAGCGGATACGGATAAATTCGGTTGGCCGCTGCTGGCGGCGGTGATGATTGAGCAGGTCGTCGCTCTCCTGACTCCAGCGGAAGACACCCTCTGCCAGAGAGTCAAGATTGACGGAACCGTTTAATAATCTGACTGCGCGGCGTAACTGGCGCAGTAACTCATCCGGTGTTTTTACTGCCGACAGGCGAGTAAAACGCCCCTTTGACATGACAGCCGCCAACTGCGCAGCAAAAGGCTGTCGTTCATCAATGGCTTTAACATTGGCGGCAACAGCGGCGACCAGCGCCAGTGCGGTAAAACGCCACTCTTGTGCTTCAATTTTCCACAAAGTGTGGGTCTGCATCAGCAGAGAACGAAACCCATCTGACAGACAAACATCATTAACCGTTGTGCTACGCCGCAGACTGGCACGATTGCCGCGTTTGGCCTGCAACTCTTCGTGCCATTTACGCAACGTGGCTTTGTGCTCCTCTTTTACAATATTCATTCAGCAGCCTCCTGCTTTTTCTCCCTGGCGGCCTTAGCATTTTGCTTCTCCGCCGATGTTGTAAAATATTTCTTGCGTGCGGTCATAACGCGTTTCAAATCGACGGCTTCATAAGGATTGGTAAAAACGCGATCGTCAAAATCCTGACGCGCGAATAACCAAATCTCCTTTTGCCATTTGCTGAGTAATTCATCTGGATCCTGACCTTCTTCAATGTTGCGCACTAACCTCAGGAAGCGATGCTGAGTTTTGTTCCAGAAGTCGATATCCACAAAACTAAAATCACCCCGAGCACCTTTCGGATCGGAGAACCATGCTTCTTTCAGTGCACTGCGTAACAGACTTAGAATCCGTGAAGCCGTTTGCGCAGCTAGCCGCAGCTTGGGTATCTGGCCTTCTTTTTTATTGAGCAGCAGCGGGAAATGGTGTTCGTACCAACAGCGGGCTTTCATGTTGTCGAAATCATAACCAAATCCCCATAAGCCCACTTTTGCCTGCTTCAGATTGCTTGCATTAAAGAGTTTCACCACCAGCGCCGGAAATTCTTTATTATTTTCTGACTTACCCGTTTCGATAAGGCCTAACCAGTCGCGCCAGATTAAACCGCCAGGTTGTGGTTTGACCGAGTAAAACTCGCCCCCCTCTTTAAGCGGTACACGATAGGGCGTTAAGGGGTGCTGCCACATGGCATAATTGGCACCATAATTTTTGGTCGTCATCAGGCTCAGAAGCGCGTCGTTCTGCTCACCGCAAATATCGCAGTTGCCGACTGTCGTGGTATTAAAATCAATACGAATACGTCGCGGCATTCCCCAGTACGCCTGGAGTTTATTGACCTGATCATCGGTTACTACAGCACCGGCCAGTTCGCTGGTACGCGTCGGGCCAAGCCATGGGAAAACCAGATCATCAAATTTTTTGGGTAGCGGTAAGTCGGCTTCATCCTGCGGCATCACGTTGAGCCACAGTTTGCGCCACAAGGGAGTTTGCTGATTGCCCTGATATTCCTGTAACTCAATCAGAGTGGTCATCGGCCCACCGCCGCGCAAACCGGTGCGATAGCCTTTGCCGCCAGACGGTGCATTTAACTGTAGGGAGAACAGAGCTAACACGGAACAATGTGGGCATACATGTTCAGTCACGCCACGCTTGATAAAGTGGTCTTTGTTAAACTTCGTTGTTTGAGCACCGGGAATCTCAGGCAGTAGCGAAGCGACCGGAACTTTATCACCCGTGAGCGCCTCAAAATCCTGCATAAATGAAGGGGATTCAGGGCCAAACTGGAAAGCGTGCTCTAATGACAGCAATGCTTCCCGTAGCTTTTCGACTTCCAGCCCGTCTTCCCAGATATCATCCCAACGACGATGATCTTTTGGCGCGAAACTGCTTTGTAGTAGCCCCAGTAAAAACTGCCACGCCGCACCTTGTAAATCTGCTCGCGGCGCGGCGATATCGACAACATGTTCATCAGCCAGATCGACTGGTGCCAGCTTGCCTGTCGTTCCGTCTTTATAACGAACGGGCAACCACGGGGTTGTCAGAAGTGAAAACGAGTTCATACGCATCCTCTCGTAAAAAAGACCATCCCAGGTCGGTTGTCCATCATTCCATCCTTTTCGGTGTATCAACTATTCAAAGAGTCCTGTCGCAGACATCTCAAGCAACCTTGCCAATCAATCCCTCCGTAGCCGAATACCCGCAACTTTCGTCATCGGTGACTAAAATCACGTTTGCCATCTCCGGATCTTGCCGCTGTTCAATGCACCACTGCCTGAACGCTTCCCCTTCCAGTAAAGAAAACTCATCCCGATGTTTTTTCCACCAGCTTCGACGCACTCTGACAACACTCATTTCCCATGCGTGAGCACCGGTGGCATAAGGCTTCACCACACCGTCAATACAGGTAGTCAGCCACAGGGAAACAGACTCCTCAGCCAGACGTGTTGACAGTTTTTCCGGGAGGTAATCGTTGATATTAGCGGCATAGCCGGGCCTGAAGTTCAGCACAAACTTTTTAGCCATTGCGCGATCGCAGTAATATTTACCCACTTGCTCCTGCTCGCTGCGGGCAAACCCTTCCGGCATTACCACGTCCTCACCGTAGACGGATTCAATAAGAAGTCGGGCTGAGTGAGGCATCTGAATAGCGCCTTGCTCACGCAGCACGCGCTGTGTCAGCCAGATTCGTCCATGATCGGGATAGACATATGCACTGTTACGCATCGCACTGCCAAACCATTCGTCACCCGGAGAGTCGTCCCAGACGGGTGCCAGAATCAGCAATTCAGGAGGGGAACGTTCGTCTTTTCCGTCACGCTTTAACTGACCGTTAATATCACGAATATGCCGCTGTAATCGCCCAGCTCGCTGGATCAGCAAATCAATGGGGGCAAGGTCGGAAATCATTTCGTCCAGATCGCAATCGACGCTCTGCTCTAATACCTGAGTACAAATAAGGACTTTTCCGGCACGTTGTGAGCTGTCGTCTTTGCCAAAGCGCGACAGCGTCTCCGTTTCAATTCGCTGGCGATCGCTAAAAGCAAAGCGGCTATGAAAAAGTGAAAGGCTGGAAGCAGGAATGACGCTGCGAGCAATTAACTGACGATAAACCTGAATAGCGTCATCAACAGAATTCCGAATCCAGGCGATACATTTCCCCTGGCTTACCGCCGATTCGATACGCGCAATACACGCTTGTTCGCTATGGAGCCAACCCACGCTCACGCGACGCTCAACGTCTTTGCGCATCGCTACCCGGTGTGAATTCACATCCGATTTCGTGACATGCGTCAGCCAGGGGTAACTATCTTTTTCCAGCAACGGAGCTTCTTGCTGGCCCTCTGCGCCACGCGCAAAGGCGGCGACGAGTTTGTCGCGCTGTTGTTGAGATAGCGTGGCAGAAAGCAAAATAATGCTGTTTCCGCCACGCGCCTGCCGCTCGATCAGCCCTTCAAGAATGCACGACATGTAAGCGTCACAGGCGTGGATCTCATCAGCCAGCAGGATTTTGTTACTTAACCCAAGAAGCCGCAGATTATTATGTTTGAACGGCATCACCGCCATCATCGCCTGATCCAACGTGCCGACGCCAATTTCAGCCAGTAAAGCCTTCTTATTACTGTCGGCAAACCAGGCGGCACATCCCTGACTGAACGCTTGTTCATCCGGTTCCTCTGACCCGACTAAATCACCGGACCAGAGTGATTCATTAAAGCGGTCCATTAATGTGCGGGCACTGTGTGCCAGCACCAGGCTGGTGCGGGATTCTGGCGAATAGAAAGCAAGCCAGGTTTTGACCAGCCGATCGTACATGGCATTAGCCGTTGCCATTGTTGGCAGGCCAAAAAACAGCCCCTGAGCTTTACCCGCAGCCATCAATCTGTGCGCCAGGATAAGCGCCGCTTCTGTTTTGCCTGCGCCAGTCACATCCTCCAGAATAAATAACTGCGGTCCAGGCTGGCTGATATCCAGATCCAGCACCTTTTGCTGTAACGGTGTCGGGTGCTCAATAAAAGGAAATAGTGTTTTTATCCCGGTAAAAGGCGCGGTTTCAGATTGTGGCGGAAAGACGGTTAATGCGTTTTGAGCTTGATCCTGCGCCCGTTGCCAGTACTCCGCGACAGGCATTGCGTGTGCGACGCGTGGAAAAAACTGCGTTGACGATCCCGTCCAGTCTGCGAGTACGACGGTTGCAGAAATATACCAGGAAAGTCTTTTAAAAAGTTCAACACCCTCGTCATCACCCCAGAATGCGGGGATCTCAATGAGCGGAAACAATGATTTGATTGCAAGGAGAAAATCTCGCGCGGCAGCTTTGTCTTCAGGCAGAAAATTATCCAGTTCATCAATACGGTCTGGCGGTCGAC
It encodes:
- the cas7e gene encoding type I-E CRISPR-associated protein Cas7/Cse4/CasC — its product is MTTFIQLHLLTAYPAANLNRDDTGAPKTVVLGGATRLRVSSQSLKRAWRTSALFEQALAGHIGIRSGRIAREAATILIEKGIEEKKAIEWAAKIADYLGKAKNDKKPKDPLTNAETEQLVHISPAEFDAVKALAHQLAEEKRAPKEEDLTLLRKDRMAVDIAMFGRMLANKPEFNVEAACQVAHAFGVSETIVEDDFFTAVDDLRQASEDAGAGHLGETGFGSALFYTYICIDKDLLVENLGGDEALANQTIRAFTEAALKVSPTGKQNSFASRAYASWALAEKGTDQPRSLAAAFYEPINGTRQLDVAVQRITTLRENMNKVYEQKTDFVSFDVMNKQGSMKDVLDFICA
- a CDS encoding CRISPR-associated helicase/endonuclease Cas3, translated to MRKYPLSLLKDKNIVTFFDFWGKTRHGEKDGGDDYHLLCWHSLDVAAMGYLMVKRNCFGLAGYFRQLGILDKEQAAQFFAWLLCWHDTGKFARSFQQLCPPPELKIPEGSRKNYEKISHSTLGYWLWNYYLSECEELLPSSSLSPRKLRGVIEMWMPVTTGHHGRPPDRIDELDNFLPEDKAAARDFLLAIKSLFPLIEIPAFWGDDEGVELFKRLSWYISATVVLADWTGSSTQFFPRVAHAMPVAEYWQRAQDQAQNALTVFPPQSETAPFTGIKTLFPFIEHPTPLQQKVLDLDISQPGPQLFILEDVTGAGKTEAALILAHRLMAAGKAQGLFFGLPTMATANAMYDRLVKTWLAFYSPESRTSLVLAHSARTLMDRFNESLWSGDLVGSEEPDEQAFSQGCAAWFADSNKKALLAEIGVGTLDQAMMAVMPFKHNNLRLLGLSNKILLADEIHACDAYMSCILEGLIERQARGGNSIILLSATLSQQQRDKLVAAFARGAEGQQEAPLLEKDSYPWLTHVTKSDVNSHRVAMRKDVERRVSVGWLHSEQACIARIESAVSQGKCIAWIRNSVDDAIQVYRQLIARSVIPASSLSLFHSRFAFSDRQRIETETLSRFGKDDSSQRAGKVLICTQVLEQSVDCDLDEMISDLAPIDLLIQRAGRLQRHIRDINGQLKRDGKDERSPPELLILAPVWDDSPGDEWFGSAMRNSAYVYPDHGRIWLTQRVLREQGAIQMPHSARLLIESVYGEDVVMPEGFARSEQEQVGKYYCDRAMAKKFVLNFRPGYAANINDYLPEKLSTRLAEESVSLWLTTCIDGVVKPYATGAHAWEMSVVRVRRSWWKKHRDEFSLLEGEAFRQWCIEQRQDPEMANVILVTDDESCGYSATEGLIGKVA
- the cas6e gene encoding type I-E CRISPR-associated protein Cas6/Cse3/CasE, whose translation is MYLSRITLHTGKLSPVQLLHLVDRGEYVMHQWLWDLFPGGKERQFLYRREELQGAFRFFVLSQERPAESETFTIECRPFSPELSTGQQLCFNLRANPTICKAGKRHDLLMEAKRQVRGQAEGCDVWLHQQQAALDWLAAQGEKSGFTLLDTSVDAYRQQQLRRESSRQLIQFSSVDYTGMLTVTDPELFLQRLSLGYGKSRAFGCGLMLIKPGAEA
- the cas5e gene encoding type I-E CRISPR-associated protein Cas5/CasD, coding for MSQYLIFQLHGPMASWGVDAPGEVRHTHELPSRSALLGLLAAGVGIRRDDTERLNAFNRHYSLVVCASCNPRWARDYHTVQMPKEVRKTRYFSRREELSNPELLSAIISRRDYYTDTWWMVAVAKTPDAPYSLEQLQNGLRHPVFPLYLGRKSHPLALPLAPLLLEGNASDVLRNAYHQYQEHFHELKISLPKLQDECWWEGEHDGLVASKILRRRDVPLNRQQWLFGERTINQGPWLSKEEPCTSQE
- the casB gene encoding type I-E CRISPR-associated protein Cse2/CasB, translated to MNIVKEEHKATLRKWHEELQAKRGNRASLRRSTTVNDVCLSDGFRSLLMQTHTLWKIEAQEWRFTALALVAAVAANVKAIDERQPFAAQLAAVMSKGRFTRLSAVKTPDELLRQLRRAVRLLNGSVNLDSLAEGVFRWSQESDDLLNHHRRQQRPTEFIRIRWALEYYQAGDADNEQN
- the casA gene encoding type I-E CRISPR-associated protein Cse1/CasA; translated protein: MNSFSLLTTPWLPVRYKDGTTGKLAPVDLADEHVVDIAAPRADLQGAAWQFLLGLLQSSFAPKDHRRWDDIWEDGLEVEKLREALLSLEHAFQFGPESPSFMQDFEALTGDKVPVASLLPEIPGAQTTKFNKDHFIKRGVTEHVCPHCSVLALFSLQLNAPSGGKGYRTGLRGGGPMTTLIELQEYQGNQQTPLWRKLWLNVMPQDEADLPLPKKFDDLVFPWLGPTRTSELAGAVVTDDQVNKLQAYWGMPRRIRIDFNTTTVGNCDICGEQNDALLSLMTTKNYGANYAMWQHPLTPYRVPLKEGGEFYSVKPQPGGLIWRDWLGLIETGKSENNKEFPALVVKLFNASNLKQAKVGLWGFGYDFDNMKARCWYEHHFPLLLNKKEGQIPKLRLAAQTASRILSLLRSALKEAWFSDPKGARGDFSFVDIDFWNKTQHRFLRLVRNIEEGQDPDELLSKWQKEIWLFARQDFDDRVFTNPYEAVDLKRVMTARKKYFTTSAEKQNAKAAREKKQEAAE
- the cas1e gene encoding type I-E CRISPR-associated endonuclease Cas1e, whose amino-acid sequence is MTFVPLSPIPLKDRTSMIFLQYGQIDVLDGAFVLIDKTGIRTHIPVGSVACIMLEPGTRVSHAAVHLAATVGTLLVWVGEAGVRVYSSGQPGGARADKLLYQAKLALTEELRLKVVRKMYELRFREPPPARRSVEQLRGIEGSRVRQTYALLAKQYGVKWNGRKYDPKDWEKGDVVNRCISAATSCLYGISEAAVLAAGYAPAIGFIHSGKPLSFVYDIADIIKFDLVVPKAFEIAARHPAEPDKEVRLACRDIFRSSKLTGKLIPLIEEVLAAGEIEPPQPAPDMLPPAIPEPETLGDSGHRGRG